The Bombus affinis isolate iyBomAffi1 unplaced genomic scaffold, iyBomAffi1.2 ctg00000357.1, whole genome shotgun sequence genome includes the window atagttactttcctgctagttaagtattgttcgattaagctactgtacctttgttccgataaatgcgtgccatttcctcgaatctgatatcatagcaaatgccaatacctattttccagcccttcacatcaaacattgttagggaattaccaggactgagtgaatcactctctcggaaagtaatcttgttgggaatgtcgatgtcgaatagatgtacctaataacataaaaatatagttgctaactctattgctgtaacttttgtaatttaacatcaatgttacgaacttttaaactttaattgttttttatttaataactgacagcgtttttatcactttcttttattaaaaagttttatcatttaataatatttgagaaggaatattttttaagaaaaaataagttttttcctatgtgaaaaatttatattacacgacaaatatattgtacaaaaacttatatattatattacgacaaaaatgtatgtttctcgtatcaaaaagtattttataaacctataacatattttgtaaattatagaattggttatagtacacgtatgtacatatgtatattcctaaattattcctagatagagtcactttctccaccccaatattttcaatttcaaagccacatggacgtatattatttaccttccggtgttttgctatcaaagttccatcgggaccccaaatagtacaggtattgtacaatttatcgccctctatttcaggtatcgtaccaccaactacataaatgctgttttccttagctgccttcgataaagcaacgctcgtttcaccatcaggaatactctcggcgtattttggaaagtattctgcattgcaatatttcaattaatgaaaaataactgtcctttgttccaaccataaattaggttgaaatgtttgtcaattttttattttttaaattattaaaataactaaattttatatttcgatttacttaaatatataattacttagataatagtacatataataaattgtttctacaggttcaagatgaaaaatgaatatttagaaatgttcaattacaatcatgctatttgggttagtaccagtgacttgttacttaacgactttgctagtactttttcaaacataaagttagattttaactaactttaatttttaactactataggtggaattataaatacaaaataattgataatactagtttataagtacctaattattagtatcttaaaaaatatatttatacaaaaatcacgataatcataaaactggggaaattctatattctcgagtcaattcacaatctttatggaagtataaacgataaggtaatttgtctacttttacttttttctatatagttgttatacatataataaattattagaaaaagaaacaaattattacgtattccatatggtgaattaaagcattcaggaagagcgataatatcagcattatgctctttcgcgctggaaatgtaggaaactgcccgctctacatttttgctttttacttcatttacttgaagttgtaccaagtgccaagcgaaatgctaaaatgttggaaaagttaaatacactcggttatatatttcccatactttttatctataaatactttatacatagtgaatacttactcgacatcgttcgcactacttgtttagcgatgttcgtaagtatcataatgttctttgaggtcatgtatggtactactcgatatcaacattacgtaagcaatacgcggggattttttataattattgataaagtttaggacattaactttgatgtaattgtaaacattattacatattataattaaatgtaattttcagttaagggtaagaaaagaaatatactgtagtatcgtgggcaaaaggcccaagatatcggccgaaccgtatacaaagtggcgagagccgtggcgccgtcgagtacatcaatgtgtcgtcggtcctttcaagtggacagttttgtggaaagagtctgcgtgaccctggccacggggtttcgggacacgtgttcgatgggacgagaaaagagaaagagacgctaagggtagagttagttgagacgccagcgagaacgaatgcaaaaggcgtgcagtatgggttgagaagcgagagcgtgcgagtgcagatgccgaagacgagagttgtagagttgctagcgttgtagagagatcgagttgttagttatagagttgcgagagtgatttgaacggaataagact containing:
- the LOC126927945 gene encoding omega-amidase NIT2-like, with the protein product AWHLVQLQVNEVKSKNVERAVSYISSAKEHNADIIALPECFNSPYGIQYFPKYAESIPDGETSVALSKAAKENSIYVVGGTIPEIEGDKLYNTCTIWGPDGTLIAKHRKVHLFDIDIPNKITFRESDSLSPGNSLTMFDVKGWKIGIGICYDIRFEEMARIYRNKGCQMLIYPAAFNMTTGPLHWSLLQRSRANDNQLYVACISPARVPSASYVAWGHTQLTNPWGKILYDLETQENIVVTDIDLKVVEEVRAQIPTFSQRRTDLYDTVYKKE